The proteins below come from a single Tachysurus fulvidraco isolate hzauxx_2018 chromosome 13, HZAU_PFXX_2.0, whole genome shotgun sequence genomic window:
- the ces3 gene encoding carboxylesterase 3, translating into MRALLILCLAAASVWTAPTQTDSGPVIVLKQGSVRGKYVTVKGLDKVVEQYLSIPYAQPPVGPLRLAAPQPVEPWEGVRDGTQHSNICLQDPDDIKMVSEIMSINFTLTSVSEDCLYLNVYTPSQRLASEKLPVMFWIHGGGLNMGGSISYDGSVLAAYENIIVVIIQYRLSITGFFSTGDKHAQGNWGFLDQIAALQWVQQNIESFGGDPQSVTIAGESAGAISSSMLTLSPLAKGLFHRAIFQSGTATLGVFSTKNTTAFAKVIANITECDNNSELLVKCIREKTEEDMIKAMKAAKKHKIYLGATVDGEFLTDIAEEVLKSKNFEKVPVLIGVTNHEFGWILPLNFAPPGWEKGMNREAVTLVVNQFVPDVTPGANNLIIDEYLKHAQTPEEIRDEFTHMIGDLFMVFPVLKVADYHRDAGANVYMYEFQHRPNIFKDSRPSFVKADHADDVFFVFGVCFWNNHITVLGTITEEENQLCKTIMGYWANFVRTGSPNGPGLVNWPLYDTSKKYLTLGLKQTEGQELRQDQLHFFTVDLPQKLAALHTA; encoded by the exons ATGAGAGCCCTGCTCATTCTGTGTTTGGCTGCTGCCTCTGTTTGGACGGCACCAACTCAAACAG ATTCTGGTCCTGTAATTGTTCTGAAACAAGGCAGTGTTCGTGGCAAGTACGTAACAGTAAAAGGCTTGGATAAAGTAGTGGAACAGTATCTGTCCATTCCTTATGCTCAGCCACCCGTGGGCCCTCTCCGTCTGGCAGCCCCCCAACCTGTTGAACCCTGGGAGGGGGTGAGAGATGGTACACAGCACTCTAACAT ATGTCTTCAGGACCCAGATGACATTAAGATGGTGTCAGAAATTATGTCCATAAATTTCACTCTCACGTCTGTCTCAGAGGACTGTCTTTACCTAAACGTGTATACTCCTTCTCAACGCTTAGCATCAGAAAAGTTACCC GTCATGTTCTGGATCCATGGAGGGGGCCTGAATATGGGTGGATCTATTTCATATGATGGATCAGTGCTGGCAGCCTATGAAAACATAATTGTTGTCATCATCCAGTATAGGCTCAGCATAACAGGCTTCTTCAG CACTGGAGATAAACATGCCCAAGGTAACTGGGGCTTTCTGGACCAGATTGCAGCACTGCAATGGGTACAGCAGAACATTGAGAGCTTTGGTGGAGATCCTCAGTCAGTCACTATTGCTGGGGAATCTGCAGGAGCAATCAGTAGCTCCATGCTG ACCCTTTCCCCACTTGCCAAAGGGCTGTTTCATCGAGCCATCTTTCAGAGTGGGACAGCAACCTTGGGAGTTTTCTCAACAAAAAACACCACAGCCTTTGCcaag GTAATAGCAAATATCACAGAATGCGATAATAACTCAGAGCTGCTGGTCAAGTGTATAAGAGAAAAGACAGAAGAGGATATGATAAAGGCAATGAAGGCTGCTAAAAAG CACAAAATATACCTTGGAGCCACAGTGGATGGGGAATTTCTGACAGACATAGCAGAGGAGGTTTTAAAGAGCAAGAATTTTGAGAAAGTTCCAGTGCTAATAGGTGTGACAAACCATGAATTTGGTTGGATCCTCCCCTTG AATTTTGCACCTCCAGGGTGGGAGAAAGGAATGAACAGAGAGGCAGTGACTCTGGTGGTAAACCAGTTTGTCCCAGATGTG acTCCTGGAgccaataatttaataattgatgAATACCTAAAGCATGCTCAGACTCCAGAGGAAATAAGAGATGAGTTTACCCACATGATCGGGGATCTTTTCATGGTGTTCCCAGTGCTAAAGGTGGCTGATTATCATAGAG ATGCTGGAGCAAACGTGTACATGTACGAATTTCAGCATCGTCCCAATATTTTTAAAGACAGCAGACCCAGCTTTGTGAAAGCTGATCATGCAGAtgatgttttctttgtttttggaGTCTGCTTTTGGAATAACCATATTACAGTATTAG GCACAATAACGGAGGAAGAAAATCAGCTGTGTAAAACAATAATGGGATACTGGGCCAACTTTGTTCGCACAGG ATCACCCAATGGACCTGGTCTGGTAAACTGGCCCCTCTATGACACCTCTAAAAAGTATTTGACACTGGGATTGAAACAAACAGAGGGACAAGAACTCAGACAGGACCAATTGCACTTCTTCACTGTGGATCTGCCTCAGAAGCTTGCTGCACTGCATACAGCCTGA